DNA from Evansella sp. LMS18:
AATATCGGGAGAAGGAAGCAGAGCAGGTTCTGGAAAAAATCGCCGCCTCTGGTCTTGGTACGGTAAGCCTGAATGCTGAAATTATCCTGGAATTATACAGGTCGGGGGAACTATACGAGCTGGACTTGGAAAAAGCAAGCAAGCTTCAACGTTAACAGGCGGCTGGACGAAATGAGGGAGTTATCATTAAATTTTTAAGCAAAAAAACGGTCGTGCCGGTGCTGGCAGTTATAATTCTTGCTGCTGCAGGGATAAACCAGAGTACGGGAGGAACGACATACTCAACATTTGAAGGAATACTGGAAAACAGGCTGGATGGCGACCAGGCTGAAAGAATTAGCATTACCAGGTATGATGACCAGAACAGAACGGAAGATTTTGTAATCATAGAAGACACTGACACGATAAATAGTATCCTTGCTGATTTATCAGAGGTGGAGCTGGAGGAAGTGCCATACAGTGAGCTTACTGATGAAGAGAGACAGAGCAGGCATACACACACGGTCAGAATAAATGGTACCAGCCGCAGTATGGTCGCGGTGGAAATCTTTGAGAGCGGCTTCTGGCATATAACCGGACCGGGGTACGCTTACCGGTTATTAAACCAGAACGAGGCAGGATATCTAAGGACGATTGAAAAAGAAGAGTTAGAGTGGATGGAGACTGGGTGAAATTTAATTAAACGTTTGATTAAAATTTTATAGAGAGAATGACACTGTTGTCGGATGCAATGTATATTTCAGAAAAACCTGCAGAGAGTGAGTCTGCAGGTTTTTTGATGGAAAATTTTTATAGCTGCGCCCATTTAAGAGAGTGGTACGCACGAAAGGGTAATGTGTTCGCACGATTGGAAGGGCGGTTTGCACAACTTGCAGGGTGGTTCGCACGACATGAAGGATGCTTTGCACAACTTGGAGAGCCATTCGCACATCCTGAAATAATTCTAATTAACTAACCGCTTCGAAGCAATGGATACTATCAACATATGTTCTTAAACATGAAAATTCGTTTGTTTTGCTCAGAAATAAGGAAATAGTCCTTATAATACATTTTCCTGCCAGAATGATGCAGACAAACTATTTTTTTCGAGGAGAGATAAGCTATGAAAAGGCTTCTGATCACTTTGTCTTTTTCAACACTTATGGTCGTTACGGCCTGCGGGGACGATAATACCGGAGGCAGCGGGGATGACAATGCCGGCACACCTGGTAATAATAATGGAGCGCCTGAAGATACAGATAACATACCCGCAGATAATAATAATGAATTTAATGCTGTGGAGGAAAATAACGATGAGACGATAGATGAAACTGGGGAAGAAGGAGATATAATAGAAAATGAAGCAGGCGTATTCACCCTCCACAGTCGGGCGGACGATATTGATCCCGTTGAAACCGGTCCGATTGTGCTGGAAATCGAGCAAGTCCTTGCTGCGTCGGGGACACTAAGTGAAGAGATGACCGAGGTAATGGAAGCAGATGAAGTTGAATATATACAAGTCGATATGACAGTAGAAAACACAGCGGAGGAAGATATCACCTTCTTTGCAGGGTCAGGAACAATGCAAACGGATACCGGCGAGCAGCTTGATGGTGATATGTGGCTCAGCGAGCATATTGAAGAACTATTGATGGCCGGGACGACTCAGAGCGCCAGTTTTTATTACGTACTGGAAAACTCCAGTGCAGAAGACGTGGAATCGGTGCGGTTAATCTGGGAAGCGCCGGTAAATGTAGACTATGAAGAAGTGGGGGAAGAACCAGAAATCGAGGTTGACTTTTAGTGATTTGAAGGAGATAGAATGGTGGAGACAGAAAAAGAAAAGATGCTGGCTGGAGAAATGTACAATCCTTCAGACCCGGTATTAGCAAAAGAACGTGAGGAAGCAAGGCGTATAGTCAGGATATATAATCAAACTTTAGAGACTGAAGGAGAAGTACGGACAGAGCTATTGAAGGAATTGCTCGGTTCCACCGGAGAAAACGTGTATATGGAACCAAATATCCGTTTCGACTATGGCTATAATACACATGCAGGTGAAAACTTTTTTGCAAACTTCGACTGTACTATACTGGATGTATGTGAAGTGCGGTTCGGGGATAATTGTATGCTTGGTCCTGGCGTGCATATCTATACTGCCACACATCCCCTGGATCCAGCAGAACGTAACTCCGGTAAAGAATTTGCGAAGCCGATCAGATTTGGAAATAATGTCTGGATCGGGGGTAGCGCGGTAATAAATCCAGGCGTGAATGTAGGGGACAATGTTGTTATCGCCTCTGGCGCGGTAGTTACGAAGGGCGTGCCGGATAACGTAGTCGTCGGCGGTAATCCGGCAAAAATAATTAAACGCCTTGAGATATAATGGCTTTCTGATTTTTAAGTGAGGATGTAGGCGGTCCGGGGAGGAGCTTTAGCGGCGAATGGAGTCGTGGGGCTTCTCCAGATTACATAATAATTTTTTGAAATATAGGAGGAAACGAGATGGAAGTATTTGAAGATTTTCTGACAGGGATTGATAACCCTGACCATCGGGAGCGGATGGAAGAAATTTTGGGATGGATCAGGAACAAATTCCCCACTTTAACACCGGTTATAAAGTGGAATCAGCCTATGTTCACTGATCACGATACGTATATTATTGGGTTCAGTGTTTCGAAACAGCATATAGCTGTCGCTCCTGAACAGGCAGGAATTAATCGCTTTTCTGAAGAGATTGAACAGGCTGGCTACGATCACACGAAGGAGCTTGTCCGTATCAAGTGGAAGAATGAGGTTGATTACTCACTCCTCGAGAAAATGATCGAGTATAATATTATGGATAAGGCAGACTGTACAACCTTCTGGAGGAAATAGAAAGCTTTTCTGATTTGCAGGAAGGCGAGTTATCCTCGTTCTGCTTCAGAGGCCAGGGCGCTCTGATGACTTCGTATTGCACCCCGGCTGAGGGTGAGAACTAAATGACTGATTGATTGGAGTGTCACTTTTTGAAAACCTATTCCATTTTATTTATCATTACTGCATTAATGCACTTAGTTACCCTCGTAAATATTACTTTTTTTGACGGAGAGTGGAACGGAATTGCATTATTCCTCTCTTCTATGTTGTTTTTAACTGCTGCCGTGTATTTTGGAATTGAGCGCCGCGCTCATAAAAGGGCAGGCAGTCATACATAATTTATTTTGGGCGAGGCCCTGGATAAAAAATATACCATCTGCTGCTTTTGCAGGAGAACGGCTCCTTTTAAAGGGAGCCGTTTGTTATTATCCCGATGCAACCGTCCGTAAAACCCCCACTGATTGAACGTACACTTTATATAATTGGTTGTTTTTTGTCTGTAAACTCAAAGAAAAATGGCAGGGCCAGGATGGTGAGAATCAGCAGCCCCACGGTAACTGAAAGGTACTGGAGAAACGGCAGGTCAAGAAAAATGCGGATCAGAAAGCCGGGCAGAAAGATGATGATTACAGCAGGAAGTGCGGTTCTCAGATTGCTTCTTGTAGTTAAAAACTGCTTTTTTCCGCACTGCGGGCAATCCTTTTTCAATAAATATTTGATTGCTTCAGCGTATGTATAGGAATGGCCGCAGCATGAGCATTGAGGAAGCTTCATAATGTATCACTCCTTAGAAAAATGGTATAGATATAGATACCCTTGCTAAATGGCATCATTTTATATTGATATCACTATTGTAAATGCAGTTTCGGTCGTATGAACATTTTAAATAACCTCGGTCCTATTATACATGCCACTATCCGAAGTAGTAGTTGAACAGTATGTACACTGCAAACAGCAAATATGCTTCTTCTTCAGGCAGCTCATCCACGTTAAGCTGGTACAAAGATTTTATTGATGTGTCCAGTCTTCTTCCAGCGGCAATGACTGACCCTTCATGAAAAATTTCCATGTCCGATTTCAGAGCTCGGGACTGAAGCTGATACTTCTTGCCGTCCAGATCGGCCTCCAGTTTTTCACGCAGCCTTTTCGCATTTTTAACAGACAGATCTGTCCGTATCTCACCGATTACCTGATCATTTTTATAAACAATCCATTCACTGTTGCCGTACAGCTTCGTCTCATTAACCCCTTTAATGACAATGGCGTCTCCATTCGAAAAATTAAATTGCAGGTTCAGATACCAGAGGCCGGGATTTCTCGCCAGTCCGGCTATGAAGCGTTTCCAGCCTTTATCATAAAATCGAAAGTATGTACCGACATGATTTTCACCAAGAAAAATTTGTTTTTCCCCACTGGCAACTCGTTCACCCAGCCTTGTTTTAAAGGCAATATCAGTAGTTTCCGGCTGAAAACTTCTGTCCTTGTTCTTCTGCCATTTGGAAATGAAAAATACTGCGATTAAAGCAGCTAGTATTACCAGTACAAAGCCTAGTTGTTCAATCCCGAACTCCCCGGTATAAAAATAATGATAAAGAAAGATAACAAGAAATCCAATAAATAACACAAATAACATACTCACATGAAAACATCCTTCCTAAAAAGTCACTGTCTCTGGTTACGGAATGGGAGGGGGAGAGGTTTCGGGGATGAAAGCAATCTGACTCATCACCAGCACCAAACTAAATTTTAGAATCATTAAGAAATGACTAGGCACATATCCATAACTGTAACCCTGACTATTTAACTTAAAGGTACTGGGAGAAAGTAAGTGTTTTTTGAATTATTATGTTATTATATTAATGGATTATATTAACATCTGGCAGCAGATTTTTTAACTCTAAAACTAGTATTAAAGTGTATCGTCGAGATATTTGCATAGATTCCCGGGTTCAGTAAAAATACTTCTAAGAAGGTTAGTGATGCGTTTTGTTAAAAACAATAACAGCAGGTGTAATCGGGGCAGGCAACCGGGGAAATGACCATGGTGATTTCACTCTGTTTAAAGAAGGGCAGCTGAAAGTCACAGCGGTGGCAGAGCCAAGCCAGGACCGAAGAGAACAATTTGCGGATAAGTTTAAAATACAGCAGGATCATGTCTTCAGTTCATGGGAGGATTTTTTTGCCGGTCCGAAACTCTGTGATGCTGTTATTATAACGACCCAGGATAACAATCACTATGAGCCGGTGATGGCCGCTCTGGAAAAAGGCTATCACGTGCTGGTTGAAAAGCCGATGAGCCCCAGTGTTATGGAGTGTAAGGCAATGGTAGACAAGGCTAATGAGAAGGGAAAAATGCTCCTGCTGGCGTATGTGCTAAGGTACACGCCGTTTTTCCAGAAAATAAAAGAGCTGATCTCCGTAGGCAAGATTGGAGAAGTGCGGCATATTTCTATCGATATGGAGGTGGGCTACTGGCACCAGGCTCACAGCTTTGTACGTGGTAACTGGCGGAAATCGACAGACTCTTCACCAATGATTCTCGCAAAAGCTTGCCATGACTTTGATATCCTTCATTATTTGCTGGAAAGTCCTTGCCTCTCTATTTCTTCCTTTGGAGATTTGACCCACTTCAGAATGGAAAATGCTCCGGAAGGTTCGGCTGACCGCTGCATGGATTGTTCCGGAGAAGAAAGCTGCCCTTATTCCGCAACGAAAATCTATTTAACTGATAATACTGGCTGGCCTGTGAATACGATCAGTACGGACCTGTCTTTCGAAGGAAGGAGAAAGGCACTGGAAACAGGGCCGTACGGGCGTTGTGTTTACCACTGTGATAATGATGTGGTGGACCATCAAATCGTAAATTTACAGTTTGGAAATAAAGCAACCGCAGTGATCACTATGAGTGGTTTTACAAACAAACTGGAAAGGACAGTACGGGTTCTGGGCACTCATGGAGAAATTGCAGGAACATTCAGCGATAACCAGCTTACACTTCAGCAATTCGGAAAAAGTAAGCAAGCTATTAATATAAAACCATCCTCCTTTGGAAGGCACGGTGGTGGAGACTATGGGATAATGACGGAGTTCAGCCGGCGTCTGGCAGATCAGAATCCAGCACGGTATAATACGTACGAAACTATTTACAGCCATATTTATGCCCATGCGGCCGAGGAAGCAAGGGTAACAAATAAAGTGATTAACCCTGAGATTTATATAGATAGTCAAAATAATAT
Protein-coding regions in this window:
- a CDS encoding iron chaperone, yielding MEVFEDFLTGIDNPDHRERMEEILGWIRNKFPTLTPVIKWNQPMFTDHDTYIIGFSVSKQHIAVAPEQAGINRFSEEIEQAGYDHTKELVRIKWKNEVDYSLLEKMIEYNIMDKADCTTFWRK
- a CDS encoding Gfo/Idh/MocA family protein, which produces MLKTITAGVIGAGNRGNDHGDFTLFKEGQLKVTAVAEPSQDRREQFADKFKIQQDHVFSSWEDFFAGPKLCDAVIITTQDNNHYEPVMAALEKGYHVLVEKPMSPSVMECKAMVDKANEKGKMLLLAYVLRYTPFFQKIKELISVGKIGEVRHISIDMEVGYWHQAHSFVRGNWRKSTDSSPMILAKACHDFDILHYLLESPCLSISSFGDLTHFRMENAPEGSADRCMDCSGEESCPYSATKIYLTDNTGWPVNTISTDLSFEGRRKALETGPYGRCVYHCDNDVVDHQIVNLQFGNKATAVITMSGFTNKLERTVRVLGTHGEIAGTFSDNQLTLQQFGKSKQAINIKPSSFGRHGGGDYGIMTEFSRRLADQNPARYNTYETIYSHIYAHAAEEARVTNKVINPEIYIDSQNNIKLHS
- a CDS encoding TIGR04104 family putative zinc finger protein, encoding MKLPQCSCCGHSYTYAEAIKYLLKKDCPQCGKKQFLTTRSNLRTALPAVIIIFLPGFLIRIFLDLPFLQYLSVTVGLLILTILALPFFFEFTDKKQPII
- a CDS encoding sugar O-acetyltransferase — protein: METEKEKMLAGEMYNPSDPVLAKEREEARRIVRIYNQTLETEGEVRTELLKELLGSTGENVYMEPNIRFDYGYNTHAGENFFANFDCTILDVCEVRFGDNCMLGPGVHIYTATHPLDPAERNSGKEFAKPIRFGNNVWIGGSAVINPGVNVGDNVVIASGAVVTKGVPDNVVVGGNPAKIIKRLEI